A stretch of the Ammospiza nelsoni isolate bAmmNel1 unplaced genomic scaffold, bAmmNel1.pri scaffold_40, whole genome shotgun sequence genome encodes the following:
- the LOC132087160 gene encoding LOW QUALITY PROTEIN: serine/threonine-protein kinase pim-1-like (The sequence of the model RefSeq protein was modified relative to this genomic sequence to represent the inferred CDS: deleted 2 bases in 1 codon), giving the protein MALLGGHQCLPGPGPDAGSSPDPGPGFSRGPRSTSAPRPLPPPPLRLPRPELRRSSARLPAPSRRGPGRVGMPGPAGEGRSGAVAGSGPSADSRVPPAGTAHEALQERYRLGSLLGRGGFGSVFAATRLSDGAPVAIKRVPRDRIRHWGELPDGTSAPLEIVLLAKVSCGCGGFIQLLEWLELPDSFLLVLERPERCQELSGFLAERGFLPEEEARGLFRQVLEAVRHCTSCGVLHRDIKPENVLLDLASGQLKLIDFGCGAFLQDTAYTQFAGTLSYSPPEWIQHQRYHGEAATIWSLGLLLCHLVMGKQPFRRGQEIIRGRILFPRWLSRECQDVIKRCLSMQPSDRPSLEELFCHPWVKGVSLP; this is encoded by the exons ATGGCGCTGCTGGGCGGGCATCAGTGCCTG cccggccccggaCCCGACGCAGGCTCCAGTCCCGACCCCGGCCCCGGCTTCTCCCGGGGCCCGCGGAGCACATCCGcgccgcggccgctcccgccgcctccgctgCGGCTTCCCCGGCCCGAGCTCCGCCGCTCGTCAGCGCGGCTGCCAGCCCCGAGCCGCCGGGGCCCGGGGCGGGTGGGGAtgccgggcccg gcgggtgagGGGCGCTCGGGGGCCGTTGCTGGCTCCGGGCCGAGCGCTGAcagccgcgtcccgcccgcagggACGGCGCACgaggccctgcaggagcggTACCGGCTGGGATCGCTGCTGGGACGCGGCGGCTTCGGCAGCGTCTTCGCGGCCACGCGGCTCTCGGACGGCGCCCCg GTGGCCATCAAACGCGTGCCGAGGGATCGCATCCGGCACTGGGGCGAGCTG CCCGACGGCACCAGCGCACCCCTGGAGATcgtgctgctggccaaggtgtcctgtggctgtggCGGTTTCATTCAGCTCCTGGAGTGGCTTGAGCTCCCCGACAGcttcctgctggtgctggagcgTCCGGAGCGGTGCCAGGAGCTCTCGGGTTTCCTGGCGGAGCGGGGGTTCCTGCCGGAGGAGGAGGCGCGGGGGCTGTTCCgccaggtgctggaggccgTGCGGCACTGCACCAGCTGCGGGGTCCTGCACCGGGACATTAAGCCCGAGAATGTCCTGCTCGACCTGGCTAGCGGGCAGCTGAAACTGATTGACTTTGGCTGTGGCGCCTTCCTCCAAGACACAGCCTACACCCAATTTGCAG GAACCCTGTCCTACAGCCCACCAGAGTGGATCCAGCACCAACGCTACCACGGCGAGGCAGCCACGATCTGGTCCCTGGgcctcctgctgtgccacctgGTCATGGGGAAGCAGCCGTTCAGGAGGGGCCAGGAGATCATCCGGGGGCGAATCTTGTTCCCACGATGGCTCTCTCGAG AGTGCCAAGATGTTATTAAGAGGTGTTTGTCCATGCAACCCTCAGACAGGCCATCCTTAGAAGAGCTTTTCTGTCATCCTTGGGTGAAGGGTGTTTCCCTGCCCTAG